From Nitrospirota bacterium, the proteins below share one genomic window:
- a CDS encoding FtsQ-type POTRA domain-containing protein, with amino-acid sequence MKRARKGQSTSRRNRRRGRRGVTLLSLGALVLALLGGFYLVAESGVFSLRSVEFRGNTQLSRRDLMTLMGVEMGENLLKLPAREMAGYLEHSPWVRDAKLRKEYPDRLIVKVEESVPHALLRNSRGLFLLDEEGRVLEKLAGEPPAFLPVIVDASGRKEGAFAEALALASAVRDMGLLREKESVEIAGFEHGAEGMTMRVDGMQVRMGQGMYAEKLARLMELSPEIRRRAEKVQYVDLRFKDRVVVKPAGAGARP; translated from the coding sequence GTGAAACGCGCGCGCAAGGGCCAGTCCACAAGCAGGCGGAACAGAAGGCGGGGACGCCGGGGCGTCACGCTCCTTTCCCTGGGGGCCCTTGTGCTGGCACTCCTCGGCGGGTTTTATCTCGTCGCCGAAAGCGGCGTCTTCTCTCTCCGCTCGGTGGAGTTCAGGGGCAACACGCAGCTCTCACGCCGGGACCTCATGACCCTCATGGGCGTGGAGATGGGAGAGAACCTGCTCAAGCTGCCGGCCCGGGAGATGGCCGGGTACCTTGAGCACTCCCCCTGGGTGCGGGACGCAAAGCTCAGGAAGGAATATCCCGACAGGCTCATCGTCAAGGTAGAGGAGTCGGTGCCCCATGCCCTCCTCAGAAACTCCAGGGGCCTTTTCCTCCTGGACGAGGAGGGCCGGGTCCTGGAGAAACTGGCCGGGGAGCCGCCGGCCTTCCTGCCCGTTATCGTGGACGCCTCGGGCCGGAAGGAGGGGGCTTTCGCCGAGGCCCTCGCCCTGGCCTCGGCCGTGCGCGATATGGGGCTCCTCCGCGAGAAGGAGAGCGTGGAGATAGCGGGCTTTGAGCACGGGGCCGAGGGCATGACCATGCGGGTCGACGGCATGCAGGTGCGCATGGGGCAGGGAATGTACGCCGAGAAGCTCGCCCGCCTCATGGAGCTTTCCCCGGAGATACGCAGGCGGGCCGAGAAGGTCC